A window of the Lactuca sativa cultivar Salinas chromosome 7, Lsat_Salinas_v11, whole genome shotgun sequence genome harbors these coding sequences:
- the LOC111906057 gene encoding ethylene-responsive transcription factor 1: MYEQEQVDFDTFLESISKYLLDDHDHPDNFFHDPSGLMVSNNDMSIPAISEESSINIDQEISSFFAANSCSGESYSRSSSYLMDDPIWPLPNLDDSEISSLLDGYNDDIVEIPKNSDPILAITINELPDTSADIPATCNDLSGTCLGSAISMPLKWDFSTGNVVTFGEEVFSSGEDQKSPSYVKDFNSDEVKNFEAPPLQSQPERKYRGVRRRPWGKFTAEMRNPEKKGSRLWLGTYETPEEAAMAYDRAAFKHRGSHALLNFPHLTESHNENPQRYITKKRSSPSPSSSSSDSSKNSHRNKRKSSV, from the coding sequence ATGTATGAACAAGAGCAAGTCGATTTTGATACTTTTCTCGAATCCATTAGTAAATATCTTCTTGATGATCATGATCATCCAGATAATTTCTTCCACGACCCATCCGGTTTGATGGTTTCCAATAATGATATGAGTATTCCGGCCATCTCTGAAGAGTCCTCGATAAATATTGATCAAGAAATATCATCTTTCTTTGCAGCCAACTCTTGCTCCGGTGAGTCATATAGCCGGAGTTCCAGCTATCTTATGGATGATCCCATCTGGCCATTGCCAAATTTGGATGACTCAGAGATCTCTAGCTTACTAGATGGTTACAATGACGATATTGTTGAAATCCCAAAAAATTCAGATCCTATTCTTGCCATAACCATTAACGAGTTGCCGGATACTTCAGCAGACATTCCGGCGACTTGCAACGATCTTTCCGGTACCTGCTTAGGATCAGCTATAAGCATGCCGTTGAAGTGGGATTTCTCAACAGGAAACGTGGTAACGTTTGGCGAGGAGGTTTTTTCAAGTGGGGAGGATCAGAAATCCCCGTCATATGTGAAGGACTTTAATTCTGATGAAGTGAAGAATTTTGAAGCTCCCCCATTACAATCACAGCCTGAGAGGAAGTATAGAGGAGTGAGACGACGGCCATGGGGGAAGTTCACAGCAGAGATGAGGAATCCGGAGAAGAAAGGGTCAAGATTATGGCTTGGGACGTATGAGACGCCGGAGGAAGCAGCCATGGCGTACGATCGAGCAGCATTTAAGCACCGTGGGTCTCATGCTTTGCTGAATTTCCCTCATTTAACCGAATCACACAATGAAAATCCACAAAGATATATCACAAAAAAAcgatcatcaccatcaccatcttcatcttcatcggaTTCTTCAAAGAACAGCCATCGGAATAAAAGGAAAAGTTCCGTATAG